A single region of the Tigriopus californicus strain San Diego chromosome 8, Tcal_SD_v2.1, whole genome shotgun sequence genome encodes:
- the LOC131885679 gene encoding autophagy-related protein 2 homolog B-like codes for MSSSPWYSGISELFQKRFGKYLINRYLGTFLENHEIFLDQMSATSGAEGSSGSSISLHHVALNTRNLNAALESSELPVEFVDGYIEELSVHVPYQRMLSENCFFSIDGLTITLQVRQREHPSQISASIFHSMCESFSSLDLAEDCLKNAEPDPEVVESLADQDAVPGIKLLAQAIDSIINRVQLKLTNTTVRLEYVPTVEARGLALEIHIGLLMYSGNPNPAESGQSDSFKSTLKRLFLEKIAFYTDEFSFEKKSSPNKEDTQTESDTQSEDETDPAASSDKPRSRQASQSIDHDPPLKFAEIVGRNEIVIRFAQTTTLGLPRSVEAIDVHLGSLLIHLYPHQFHTLIEILSAITVSSRDDDKAPLTSRREVRFTTDLENLLQENMMESKSQSIVGAHFMSESGTNSMASSSEFHSMTGSNSETKRTHHRSGPHQEVPVPRIVIKVSNVIGALLEKDELLFQLGGEITKALALRKMRAQVLNFFSANFSTATWDQDRLDILGLELTKACTQSHVALVGYPLVVRYEEGVAMTSASRNKFNMFLSLDINRLAIHENLYRCGSSEVESIPIIKFMQKPSNATSAYDIPESDVRFVMKDLKEKKVIKRNIPVQHSVIDLKLNPCHVDFEPGFSDRIYILFSYAEFDSNCLKAPSNPTKSSASYLELNFALEKVILDFHVPKVDRRKPDEIPNYVEAFWSRKIHPELYQIELADLSLVIATTVPPILQPLDITMSSSKIDIRCQPHPEDVPISLIQIKQSQSGKQKKINLSEYACYIHVSVNLDDSQKLFGKYSSEGRRKPTDAEGFESAGSFKVSDTGKVTGDNDSTSNIFQKQKEYIEEALLLGQSRHNILVDLKLEDISVILPSKRIYELIYNRLGNEMILWQPEIFKVQEFLFHQPLFDPLQNPDHGFSTCFSGTKPSLDWQSKDDGQRPYVSFPRDNSATLEIHMDVCVLLSISKAQAVIIAPKSDNGSDPDSNMTLVANVDQFQLTAITGLEREPETVLLGLSLGDGCIKFGLIPKSMELNQIHFNSSPSPNLDVLLKRTGFSERAWSESLNSSRIMKLTAKILFDAKANLKTINLAFDFMELNAIIRSLVDSPVWLTWLGEFFTVVEFPVDGYLPPAILTEMQFDVRKSSVELIPKVHPARLAFTLGKARVACNLLDTGHDVNIGINLEDVCLFLARDSVDPIANSVCITDLDYLDLEIHLREEESINETGGVVLTPYLDVSAACNLIRIRTCSDTILILTEMFSRLLNEGPIPKKFDPQENPSFRQGGEATLIKFEVAENVVPDIEEAMQELQATERELKAKEQEENNRWKAQEMGGAQLFFFPNEGQIPKASSSSSQSTPKFQVKYNKNEEVTLPETLGMSESFYQSPSSAHNLSFNESSEEFCVLDHEVGIGIMPKNGEPAARNLDNDGVVVRENYFAIPQKTVDYLKTPKGFPKFKSRFTVKKLSLVWQIFGGHDFSADKGLLVDTKSKVVKDPEATTTETKSGPKRSSSSRSSGSANPARQHEEHLKLRGGPGRDSDKCLELAILRIQFVHEMYPEHCREVSRQVLVIPILEIRDRMAASDINKLLHLYSSRSRPRQTSSNMMSIRCVHIRPSVDDPTIESNINLFVQPIRLNIDQDTLFFLIDFFTTLAKEQKVTPHPNESTVVQYNAGVEAFEVREMAQEVFEDANSTAESTPDRQLSDCEEHIPAGTPLEAPPRPARNRMEQKDIFIRSFVFAPDLPIRVDYSAKYLDLTQGALTGLLSGLASLNNSELSLKGVSYQSGISGLEKLLTLLISDWLADIKHNQIPRLLGGVGPMHSIIQLGQGILDLIFMPIEQYQKDGRILRGLQKGANSFTSLTAMSVLDMTNKLLGLIKFAAEMAFDIMSPEGSVIQGKISHPGFPRRNVAHLSRPADFREGMINALTVVREGFDETARALSEVAISEHRRRGLGGAVGGVLRQMPSTIMRPVIMATAATSNVLEGVQSQVAPDIRREEEEKWRKVDPNK; via the coding sequence ATGTCTTCCTCTCCGTGGTATTCGGGCATCTCGGAGCTGTTCCAGAAGCGCTTTGGCAAATATCTGATCAATCGCTATTTGGGCACGTTCCTCGAGAACCATGAGATCTTCTTGGATCAAATGTCGGCCACCTCGGGCGCCGAGGGCAGTTCGGGCTCGTCCATCTCGCTCCACCACGTGGCCTTGAATACCCGCAACTTAAACGCGGCCTTAGAAAGCTCGGAATTGCCCGTGGAGTTCGTGGACGGCTACATCGAGGAGCTCTCGGTTCACGTGCCTTACCAACGCATGTTGAGCGAGAACTGCTTCTTCTCCATCGATGGATTGACCATCACGTTGCAGGTTCGGCAACGGGAACATCCCTCGCAGATCTCGGCCTCGATCTTCCATTCCATGTGCGAGAGCTTCTCGAGCTTGGATCTGGCCGAGGATTGCCTCAAGAATGCCGAACCCGATCCGGAGGTAGTGGAGTCCTTGGCGGACCAGGATGCGGTGCCCGGGATTAAATTGTTGGCTCAAGCCATCGACTCGATCATCAATCGGGTCCAGTTGAAACTGACTAATACCACGGTTCGATTGGAGTACGTGCCTACAGTGGAGGCCCGGGGCTTGGCCCTGGAAATCCATATCGGTTTGTTGATGTATTCGGGCAATCCCAACCCAGCCGAATCCGGCCAGAGTGACTCGTTTAAGAGCACGCTCAAACGACTCTTCCTGGAGAAGATTGCCTTCTACACGGATGAGTTCTCGTTCGAGAAGAAATCCTCGCCAAACAAAGAGGACACTCAAACTGAGAGTGACACCCAATCCGAAGATGAGACTGATCCAGCGGCCTCTTCGGACAAACCTCGATCGCGGCAAGCCTCTCAGAGCATTGACCACGACCCGCCTTTGAAATTCGCCGAGATTGTCGGTCGAAACGAAATTGTCATCCGATTTGCTCAAACCACCACCCTCGGTCTCCCTCGATCCGTCGAGGCCATTGACGTTCATTTGGGGTCGTTGTTGATCCACTTGTATCCGCATCAGTTCCACACGTTGATCGAGATCCTCTCAGCCATCACTGTCTCCAGTCGGGACGATGATAAGGCACCGCTCACTTCTCGGCGAGAGGTCCGATTCACGACCGATCTCGAGAACCTTCTCCAAGAGAACATGATGGAGTCCAAGAGTCAATCCATTGTTGGGGCCCATTTCATGTCCGAAAGTGGGACCAATAGTATGGCTAGTAGCAGTGAATTCCATTCCATGACGGGCTCGAATAGTGAAACAAAACGGACTCATCATCGTAGTGGACCGCACCAAGAAGTCCCTGTGCCTCGGATTGTCATCAAAGTGTCCAATGTGATCGGAGCCTTGTTGGAAAAAGACGAACTCCTCTTCCAGTTAGGTGGCGAAATCACCAAAGCGTTGGCTTTGAGAAAGATGCGAGCTCAAGTGTTGAATTTCTTCAGTGCCAATTTCTCCACGGCTACTTGGGATCAAGATCGATTGGATATCTTGGGCTTGGAACTCACCAAGGCCTGTACTCAGTCTCATGTGGCATTGGTGGGATATCCGTTGGTGGTTCGTTATGAAGAAGGTGTGGCGATGACCAGTGCCTCTCGGAACAAATTCAATATGTTTCTCTCGTTGGACATCAACCGGTTAGCGATTCATGAGAACCTCTACCGATGCGGATCCTCGGAGGTCGAGTCAATTCCAATTATTAAATTCATGCAGAAGCCCTCAAATGCAACTAGTGCGTATGACATCCCGGAATCCGACGTGCGATTCGTAATGAAAGATCTCAAGGAGAAGAAAGTGATCAAAAGGAACATTCCTGTCCAACACAGCGTGATCGATCTGAAACTGAATCCGTGCCACGTGGATTTCGAGCCAGGCTTCTCGGATCGAATCTATATTTTGTTCAGCTATGCCGAGTTCGATTCGAATTGCTTGAAAGCGCCTAGCAATCCAACCAAATCCTCAGCCAGTTATCTGGAGCTAAATTTCGCCTTGGAAAAGGTGATCTTGGATTTCCACGTGCCCAAAGTTGACCGTCGGAAACCGGACGAAATCCCCAACTACGTTGAAGCCTTTTGGTCTCGGAAGATTCATCCGGAACTATACCAAATCGAATTGGCCGATTTGAGCCTTGTGATCGCCACCACCGTGCCGCCCATTCTTCAGCCTCTAGATATCACGATGAGCAGTTCAAAAATAGACATTAGATGCCAACCTCATCCAGAGGATGTGCCCATTTCTCTAATCCAAATCAAGCAGTCACAAAGTGGGAAGCAGAAAAAGATCAATCTCTCCGAATACGCTTGCTACATTCACGTGTCTGTCAATCTGGACGACAGTCAGAAACTCTTCGGCAAATATTCATCCGAAGGACGGCGGAAGCCCACAGATGCGGAAGGATTCGAGTCAGCGGGCAGTTTCAAAGTATCCGACACGGGCAAGGTGACCGGGGACAACGATAGTACGAGCAATATCTTTCAAAAACAGAAAGAGTACATCGAAGAGGCTTTGCTCCTCGGTCAGTCCCGACACAACATTCTCGTAGACCTGAAACTGGAAGATATCAGTGTCATATTGCCTTCAAAACGGATCTACGAACTCATCTACAACCGCTTGGGCAATGAAATGATCCTCTGGCAACCCGAGATCTTCAAGGTCCAGGAGTTTCTCTTTCATCAACCCCTGTTTGATCCCTTGCAAAATCCTGATCACGGATTTTCCACCTGCTTTTCCGGCACAAAGCCATCCCTGGATTGGCAGTCCAAAGACGACGGACAACGGCCTTACGTGAGCTTTCCTCGCGATAATTCGGCCACTTTGGAGATTCATATGGACGTTTGTGTTCTCTTGTCCATCAGTAAAGCTCAGGCTGTGATAATTGCTCCCAAGTCCGACAATGGGTCGGATCCCGACTCCAATATGACTCTCGTGGCCAATGTGGACCAATTTCAGCTGACAGCAATCACCGGACTGGAACGAGAACCTGAGACTGTCCTATTGGGTCTGTCATTGGGTGATGGGTGCATCAAATTCGGATTGATCCCCAAAAGCATGGAACTCAATCAGATTCACTTCAATTCCAGTCCCTCGCCGAATCTAGACGTCCTTTTGAAGCGAACTGGTTTCTCAGAGAGAGCGTGGTCCGAGAGTCTAAACTCGTCTAGGATCATGAAACTTACCGCCAAAATCTTGTTTGATGCGAAGGCCAATTTGAAGACCATCAATTTGGCATTTGATTTCATGGAGCTGAACGCAATCATTCGATCCCTCGTGGACTCGCCTGTTTGGCTGACTTGGCTCGGGGAATTCTTCACCGTGGTCGAATTCCCGGTGGATGGATACCTTCCACCCGCGATTCTCACTGAAATGCAATTCGATGTCCGCAAATCCTCAGTCGAACTTATCCCCAAAGTCCATCCGGCGCGATTGGCCTTCACTTTGGGCAAGGCTCGGGTGGCATGTAATCTCCTAGATACCGGGCACGATGTGAACATTGGCATCAATCTAGAGGATGTGTGCCTTTTCTTGGCGAGAGACTCGGTGGACCCGATTGCCAATTCGGTTTGCATCACTGATCTAGACTACTTGGACCTAGAGATCCATCTCCGTGAGGAGGAGAGCATCAATGAAACCGGCGGTGTTGTCCTCACGCCATATCTGGATGTGTCGGCAGCTTGCAATCTGATTCGAATCCGAACCTGCTCGGATACCATCTTGATCCTGACCGAAATGTTCAGCCGGCTTTTGAATGAGGGTCCAATTCCGAAGAAGTTTGATCCTCAGGAAAATCCAAGCTTTAGACAAGGAGGTGAAGCAACGCTCATAAAGTTcgaagtggctgaaaatgtgGTGCCGGATATCGAGGAGGCCATGCAAGAGCTCCAAGCCACCGAAAGAGAACTAAAGGCCAAGGAACAGGAGGAGAATAATCGGTGGAAGGCTCAGGAAATGGGGGGTGCTCAATTGTTCTTCTTTCCCAATGAAGGTCAAATACCTAAggcctcatcatcatcctctcaATCCACGCCCAAATTTCAGGTGAAGTACAACAAGAATGAAGAGGTCACCTTACCAGAGACTCTGGGAATGAGTGAATCTTTTTACCAATCGCCTTCGTCCGCTCACAATCTGAGTTTCAATGAATCATCCGAGGAGTTCTGCGTACTGGACCACGAAGTTGGCATTGGAATCATGCCAAAGAATGGCGAACCCGCGGCTCGAAATTTGGATAACGATGGTGTTGTGGTTCGAGAGAATTATTTTGCCATCCCTCAAAAGACTGTGGATTACTTGAAGACCCCCAAAGGTTTCCCCAAGTTCAAATCCAGGTTCACagtcaaaaaattgtctttgGTCTGGCAGATCTTTGGCGGGCACGACTTCAGCGCGGACAAGGGGCTCCTCGTGGACACCAAAAGCAAAGTAGTCAAAGATCCTGAGGCAACTACAACGGAAACCAAATCCGGACCGAAGAGAAGTAGTAGCTCTCGATCATCTGGTTCCGCCAATCCTGCTCGTCAACACGAGGAACATCTCAAACTTAGGGGTGGTCCTGGTCGAGACTCGGACAAGTGCTTGgaattggccattttgaggATTCAATTCGTGCACGAGATGTACCCTGAACATTGCCGAGAAGTGTCTCGCCAAGTGTTGGTGATCCCCATCCTGGAAATCCGGGATCGAATGGCTGCCTCGGATATCAACAAACTCCTCCATCTGTATTCATCACGTTCCAGACCAAGACAAACGAGCTCGAATATGATGAGTATTCGATGCGTTCATATTCGACCCAGTGTAGATGATCCGACGATTGAATCCAACATCAACTTGTTTGTCCAGCCCATCCGTCTCAATATCGACCAGGATACTCTATTCtttctcattgattttttCACTACCCTCGCCAAAGAGCAAAAGGTGACACCTCATCCTAATGAAAGCACTGTAGTTCAGTATAATGCCGGCGTGGAAGCCTTCGAGGTTCGAGAAATGGCTCAAGAGGTGTTTGAAGATGCAAACAGTACGGCTGAATCAACCCCGGATCGACAACTTTCGGATTGTGAGGAACATATTCCGGCGGGAACGCCCTTAGAAGCCCCACCCCGACCTGCACGAAATCGGATGGAGCAGAAAGATATCTTTATTCGCTCCTTTGTCTTTGCACCGGATCTTCCTATTCGCGTAGATTACTCGGCCAAATACCTTGATCTAACCCAAGGGGCCCTCACCGGATTGTTGAGTGGCTTAGCGAGTCTGAATAACTCGGAATTGAGCTTGAAAGGCGTATCCTATCAAAGTGGAATCTCAGGATTGGAAAAGCTCCTCACTCTGTTAATCTCCGATTGGTTGGCCGATATCAAACACAACCAGATCCCCAGACTCCTTGGCGGAGTTGGTCCCATGCACTCCATTATTCAATTGGGACAAGGGATTCTCGACCTGATATTCATGCCCATCGAGCAATACCAGAAAGATGGCCGAATTCTTCGAGGCCTCCAAAAGGGTGCCAATAGCTTCACCTCGCTCACGGCTATGTCTGTCCTTGATATGACGAACAAGCTCTTGGGTTTGATCAAATTCGCTGCCGAGATGGCATTTGACATCATGTCCCCCGAAGGATCGGTGATTCAGGGCAAGATTTCCCACCCAGGATTCCCGAGGCGAAATGTCGCTCACTTGTCTAGACCCGCAGATTTTCGAGAGGGCATGATCAATGCCTTGACCGTTGTGCGGGAAGGGTTTGATGAAACCGCCCGTGCCTTGAGTGAAGTGGCCATAAGCGAACATCGCCGACGCGGTTTGGGTGGAGCTGTGGGCGGAGTGTTGCGGCAAATGCCTTCGACGATCATGAGACCCGTTATTATGGCCACTGCGGCCACTTCTAATGTCTTGGAAGGTGTCCAGAGTCAAGTGGCCCCGGATATCCGtcgagaggaggaggagaaatggCGGAAAGTGGATCCCAACAAGTGA
- the LOC131885520 gene encoding stromal membrane-associated protein 1-like has translation MAGKNDRDRTKVIQDRLQVLLTQMLKDDDNKYCVDCDSKGPRWASWNLGMFLCIRCAGIHRNLGVHISKVKSVNLDSWTPVQVASMQLMGNSRARAVYEANLPDGFIRPQNDQALEQFIRAKYEKKKYIAQEYVPEAPPDFPDGWYQLIEAEKQKKDR, from the exons ATGGCAGGCAAAAATGATCGAGACCGGACCAAGGTCATCCAGGATCGCCTGCAGGTGTTGCTCACGCAAATGCTCAAGGATGATGACAACAAATACTGTGTGGATTGTGACAGCAAAG GTCCCCGATGGGCCTCATGGAACTTGGGCATGTTCCTGTGCATTCGATGTGCCGGGATTCACCGCAATCTCGGCGTGCACATTTCCAAGGTGAAGTCTGTCAACCTGGATTCCTGGACCCCGGTCCAAGTCGCG AGCATGCAACTCATGGGCAACAGTCGGGCTCGGGCCGTGTACGAAGCCAATTTGCCCGACGGGTTTATCCGACCGCAAAATGATCAGGCCTTGGAGCAATTCATTCGAGCCAAGtacgaaaaaaagaagtacATTGCCCAGGAGTACGTCCCAGAGGCGCCGCCGGACTTTCCTGACGGCTGGTACCAACTGATCGAGGCTGAGAAGC
- the LOC131885518 gene encoding nuclear pore complex protein Nup98-Nup96-like — MFQSFGFSESSSGNGFSDFISATSPNVSAAQGAPTSSVGSGQPKKSEEEEFFSQGLSNQTTSAQANDGKMSKDSILALFGQKTNNSPSPMMQNAGGGGGHFGGFGAAPQPHQSMFPPGGSSFGGGSRPGQQQQQMFGTNPQSNPFLNPTSPNANQFASPNTGFGANSLASGPQNNQASLFGNQVNQTQNQMSGLNLGKGFNGIPLDPTSNNMPVNSNSNTSSSADILGLW, encoded by the exons ATGTTCCAATCCTTTGGTTTTTCAGAGAGTTCTTCTGGGAATGGCTTTTCCGACTTCATTTCCGCTACATCGCCCAACGTTTCCGCCGCACAAGGTGCCCCAACCTCGTCTGTTGGGAGCGGCCAGCCGAAGAAGAGTGAAGAGGAAGAGTTTTTCTCGCAAGGCCTCTCCAATCAAACGACCTCTGCCCAAGCCAATGATGGGAAAATGTCCAAGGACTCGATTTTGGCATTGTTCGGACAGAAGACGAATAATAGTCCTTCGCCCATGATGCAAAATGCgggcggaggaggagggcaTTTCGGTGGATTTGGAGCCGCGCCTCAACCTCACCAGTCCATGTTTCCTCCAGGAG GTTCCTCATTTGGTGGAGGTTCCAGGCCTggacagcagcagcagcagatGTTTGGCACCAACCCGCAGTCCAATCCATTCCTAAACCCGACGTCACCGAATGCCAATCAGTTTGCCAGCCCTAACACCGGATTCGGGGCCAATTCGTTGGCTAGCGGGCCCCAGAATAATCAAGCATCCTTATTTGGCAATCAGGTGAACCAG ACCCAGAATCAGATGAGTGGTTTGAATCTTGGGAAAGGCTTCAACGGCATTCCGTTGGACCCCACTTCTAACAACATGCCCGTCAATTCCAACTCGAACACGTCGAGTAGTGCTGACATTTTGGGTTTGTGGTAG
- the LOC131885515 gene encoding UDP-galactose translocator-like, producing MTSKQHRHSLASLHAAAPMAGSTATNTLRTGTATNVNLKYLSLITLTAQNAILGLSMRYSRTRPGDLFFETTAVFMAEVIKLMTCLYLVFRDEGHDVMRWRRTLHETVVVNWMDTLKVCIPSAIYLVQNNLLYVAAGNLDVATYQITYQLKILTTAVFAVIMLNKKLIKIQWFSLVVLIVGVALVQTSDAKESKASIHEQSRVKGFTAAICACVLSGLAGIYFEKILKGSDISVWMRNVQLSLLSIPLGFIVCLLKSYDGISTKGFFHGYDLFVWYLVGLNATGGLLVAVVVKYADNILKGFACSLAIILTCVFSVFFFGFQLSVQFCLGGCLVIGSIFLYGYQPKSTFDKASQKV from the coding sequence ATGACGTCTAAACAGCATCGCCATTCTTTGGCGAGCCTGCACGCCGCAGCCCCCATGGCGGGTTCCACGGCGACCAACACCCTCCGGACGGGTACCGCGACCAATGTCAATCTGAAATACTTAAGCCTGATCACGTTGACCGCCCAGAATGCCATATTAGGCTTGAGTATGCGGTATTCGCGCACCCGTCCCGGCGACTTGTTCTTCGAGACCACGGCCGTGTTCATGGCCGAGGTGATCAAGCTCATGACGTGCTTGTACTTGGTGTTTCGGGACGAAGGCCACGATGTGATGCGATGGCGACGGACTTTGCACGAGACGGTGGTGGTGAATTGGATGGACACCTTGAAGGTCTGCATCCCTTCGGCCATTTACTTGGTCCAGAACAATTTGCTGTACGTCGCAGCCGGGAACTTGGACGTGGCCACGTATCAGATCACATATCAGCTCAAGATCCTGACTACGGCTGTGTTCGCCGTGATTATGTTGAACAAGAAGCTTATCAAGATCCAATGGTTCTCGTTGGTGGTGCTGATCGTGGGGGTGGCGTTGGTGCAGACTTCGGATGCGAAAGAGAGCAAGGCCTCCATTCATGAGCAATCCCGGGTCAAAGGCTTCACGGCGGCCATTTGCGCGTGTGTTCTCTCGGGATTGGCGGGGATCTACTTTGAGAAAATCCTCAAAGGCTCGGACATCTCGGTCTGGATGAGAAATGTTCAGTTGAGCTTGTTGTCCATCCCGTTGGGCTTCATCGTGTGCTTGCTCAAGAGCTACGATGGCATCTCAACCAAAGGCTTCTTCCACGGTTATGACCTGTTCGTGTGGTATTTGGTGGGGTTGAATGCCACGGGCGGATTACTGGTGGCCGTGGTAGTGAAATATGCGGACAACATCCTCAAAGGGTTTGCCTGCTCTTTAGCCATCATCTTGACCTGCGTGTTTTCAGTATTCTTCTTCGGGTTTCAGCTCTCCGttcagttttgtttgggcGGGTGTTTGGTGATCGGCTCGATCTTTCTGTACGGTTACCAGCCCAAGTCCACCTTCGACAAAGCCTCTCAAAAGGTCTAA
- the LOC131885512 gene encoding non-lysosomal glucosylceramidase-like, which translates to MSATIPQYGWSRQASEAFPDPRDQNLRPSFSQIIHLIPLGLRYALHFLGKLWQGRKPPIDQIRMLTGQAIYGVPCGGIGAGSIGRGFRGEFCRFQLNPGMYSYDTVWANAFHVRIRQDGLLIFQSVLGSRTSDQRGDQAGRHWDYAIPDKDIQYHALYPQSWTTIDLPQFQLKLIGRQISPFIPQNYRDSCWPVTHFEWTVENQGSSNQYEVSVAMTWKNGWGSHQDAHMGATIKACPASSEYLGLEMNQTFRDLRLTYGVAVKKSQHVQVQAMSPFDPVRDDRSFWQELQDDRAGSAHSKSSATSAQICMALKGSMDCPPDSQRSMEFALCWDMPDIQFGARARTWTRRYAAMFMSTQANSACPALLEHTFNRVSIWRQSIEQWQREVLEDAGLPDWFKSALFNELYYLADGGTQWLDMSKSDLPDDDIRREYGRFGYLESHEYRLYNTYDVHFYASTALLNLFPGLQLSLQADYCDATQTEDPTLVWELYGGNWVPLNKALSVPHDLGDPEDDPWIKVNAYRIHDVSEWRDLNLKFVISLWRDIYWATQVQSDERIKNAAESLAQKAWPICQKVMEKSVEWDKDGDGLIENSGKPDQTYDTWVMTGPSAYCGGLWITAVSAMIQFCQKFQHQHDTWSAILGKAQKAFEQKLWHSGPTDALFKFDAQSGPNLVMSDQLCGYWYALFMGPEVLKSSIKDEQVQIALETIFRHNVEKYGAGKKGAVNGMLIKEGHRDVSTVQSEECWTGSSYALASIMLAKGNVEQGFITAEGIYKTVYEQIGQGFETPEALYNEKHYRAIGYMRPLSIWSMFEAWKMRNSRLESS; encoded by the coding sequence ATGAGTGCCACCATCCCCCAATACGGTTGGTCCCGCCAGGCGTCGGAGGCATTTCCCGATCCCCGCGACCAAAACCTCCGCCCCTCGTTCTCGCAAATCATCCACTTGATTCCCTTGGGACTGCGCTACGCTCTGCACTTCTTAGGCAAACTTTGGCAGGGTCGAAAACCGCCCATTGATCAGATTCGCATGTTAACCGGCCAAGCGATTTATGGCGTACCTTGCGGAGGGATCGGGGCGGGCTCCATTGGTCGGGGCTTTCGGGGCGAGTTTTGTCGTTTCCAACTGAATCCGGGCATGTATTCCTACGACACGGTTTGGGCCAATGCCTTCCATGTCCGGATTCGACAAGATGGGCTTCTGATTTTTCAAAGCGTTCTAGGCAGCCGCACTTCAGATCAACGGGGTGATCAAGCCGGCAGACATTGGGATTATGCCATCCCGGATAAGGATATTCAGTACCATGCCCTATATCCTCAATCCTGGACCACTATTGATCTGCCACAATTTCAGCTGAAACTCATCGGACGTCAAATCTCGCCATTTATTCCGCAGAACTATCGGGATAGCTGTTGGCCCGTTACGCATTTTGAGTGGACAGTGGAGAATCAAGGCTCATCCAATCAATATGAAGTGAGTGTGGCCATGACCTGGAAAAATGGGTGGGGCTCCCATCAGGATGCTCATATGGGGGCCACTATCAAGGCTTGTCCCGCTAGTTCAGAGTATTTGGGGCTGGAAATGAATCAGACTTTCCGGGATCTGAGATTGACTTATGGTGTGGCGGTCAAGAAATCGCAGCACGTCCAAGTTCAAGCCATGAGTCCTTTCGATCCTGTTCGCGATGATCGTTCATTTTGGCAGGAGCTTCAAGATGACAGGGCTGGATCCGCCCATTCAAAATCCTCGGCCACTAGTGCTCAGATTTGTATGGCTTTGAAGGGCTCCATGGATTGCCCTCCGGATAGCCAAAGATCCATGGAGTTTGCTCTGTGCTGGGACATGCCTGATATTCAATTTGGGGCCCGAGCTCGAACCTGGACTCGTCGTTATGCCGCCATGTTTATGAGCACTCAAGCAAACTCGGCTTGCCCGGCGCTTCTGGAACACACCTTTAACCGGGTGTCAATCTGGCGACAATCCATTGAACAATGGCAAAGGGAGGTCTTGGAGGATGCCGGTTTGCCGGATTGGTTCAAGAGTGCTCTCTTTAACGAACTCTACTACTTGGCTGATGGTGGAACTCAATGGTTGGATATGTCCAAAAGCGACTTGCCCGATGATGACATTCGTCGTGAATATGGCCGTTTCGGGTATCTCGAGTCCCACGAATATCGTCTTTACAACACCTACGATGTGCACTTCTACGCTTCAACCGCTCTCTTGAACCTATTTCCCGGTCTGCAATTGTCTTTGCAAGCCGATTATTGTGATGCCACCCAAACGGAAGACCCAACGCTGGTTTGGGAGTTGTATGGCGGCAATTGGGTTCCTTTGAACAAGGCCCTTTCTGTTCCTCATGATCTGGGTGACCCCGAGGATGATCCTTGGATCAAGGTGAATGCTTATCGTATCCATGATGTGTCCGAATGGCGCGACCTCAAtctcaaatttgtcatttcacTCTGGCGTGATATATATTGGGCAACTCAGGTTCAGTCAGATGAGAGGATTAAAAATGCGGCCGAAAGTCTGGCTCAAAAGGCTTGGCCAATTTGTCAGAAAGTGATGGAAAAGTCTGTTGAGTGGGACAAAGACGGAGATGGGTTGATTGAGAATAGCGGCAAGCCTGACCAAACTTATGACACATGGGTCATGACTGGACCTAGTGCATATTGTGGCGGTCTTTGGATAACGGCTGTCTCGGCTATGATACAATTTTGCCAGAAGTTCCAACACCAACATGACACTTGGTCAGCCATTCTGGGCAAGGCTCAAAAAGCCTTCGAACAGAAGCTGTGGCATTCAGGACCTACAGATGCCTTGTTTAAATTTGATGCTCAGTCCGGTCCCAATCTGGTTATGAGTGATCAACTCTGCGGTTATTGGTACGCCTTATTTATGGGGCCGGAGGTTCTGAAGTCAAGTATAAAAgatgaacaagtccaaattgCTTTAGAAACGATTTTCAGGCATAACGTCGAGAAATATGGGGCTGGCAAGAAAGGTGCCGTCAATGGAATGCTCATCAAAGAAGGCCATCGTGATGTGTCCACCGTTCAAAGCGAAGAATGTTGGACCGGATCCTCTTATGCACTCGCCTCAATCATGTTGGCCAAGGGCAATGTCGAGCAAGGTTTTATCACCGCCGAGGGAATTTACAAAACCGTTTACGAACAAATCGGTCAAGGATTCGAAACTCCTGAAGCATTGTACAACGAGAAGCATTACCGAGCCATTGGCTATATGAGACCCCTGAGTATTTGGTCCATGTTTGAAGCGTGGAAAATGAGGAACTCTCGCCTTGAATCAAGCTGA